A window of Mycolicibacterium holsaticum DSM 44478 = JCM 12374 genomic DNA:
GGGTAGAGCACCGTGCCGTAGTTGGCCAGATAGCCGCGGAACGTCGCGGTCAAGAACAGGTCCAGCGACGGGGTGAACCCCTCGGGGAACATGCCGCTCATGGTCGCCATCAGCTCTTCGGCCGACGCGAAGTGCTGGGCGATGATCAGCCGCCACGGCCCCTGCGTGCGGACCACGTCGAGCAGACGCTCGCGTTGATCGTCGGTGTAGATGTTGTCGAGTTCCCGGGGCGGTGAGGCCGGCCGCAGGACGTCGGAAAGCTCGATCCGCTGCTGTTCGGTAAGCATGGCTTGATTGTGGTGCCGCCGCAGCCCCTCCGAGCACCACCTGTCCGGTGATCGGGACACCCGTTCCCCGGCGAGCAGACGCTAGAAGGGGAGCGGGGTGGCGAATTTGGCGCGCAGCAGCGCACCGACCTCGGCCACCGCCAACCGGCCCCTGGCCGTGGCATCCGAACGCATCAAAAACCCGTGGTAAATGCCCGGATAGCGGGTCAGGGTCGTCTGCACCCCGGCGTCACGCAGCCGCGCCGCGTACCGCTCGCCCCAGTCGCGGATCGGGTCATAGGCGGCGGTGACGACGATGGCCGGCGGCAGCCCGGACAGGTCGGTTGCCATTGCGGGGAACCGGTATTCGTCCGGCGCCGTGGTAACCCCCCGGTCGGCGAGTTCGTGCATGTAGTCGATGTCCGCACGGCGCAGCATCGGCGCGTCGGGCATGCTGCGGATCGACTCACACGTCATATTGCGGTCCAGGCCCGGGTACAGCAGCACCTGACAGCAGATCGACGGGCCGCCGCGATCGCGCGCGGCCAGCGCGACGGCCGCGGCCAGCGAGCCGCCCGCGCTGTCACCGATGACGGCCAGGCGGCGGGCGTCGACCCGAAGCGCGTCGGCGTTGGCGGCGACGTACGAGGTGGCCGCACAGGCGTCCTCGAACTGCGCCGGCGCGGGCGCCTCGGGCGCCAGCCGGTACTCGACGGACACCACCGTGGCATCGCTCACCGCGGCCAGTGTCCGGGCGAGCGGTTCGAACGAGTGGTTGGAGCCCAATACCATTCCGCCGCCGTGGAAGTAGACCAGAACGGGGCAGGGGTTGACGCGCGTCGGCCGATAGATCCGGATCGGGACCGATCCGCCAGGGCCGGAGATGACGCGGTCCTCGATGTCGGCCATGTGCGGCATGTCGTCGGGGTGCGGCGCCGATTCGAGCGTCCGGCGGACTTCGGCCAGACCCCGCTCACGCATCGGTGCGACGGTCCCGAACGCCGCGACGCGCGCGGCGGCATCCGGGTCCAGTCGGTACTGCATCACAGTGGATCCCGGTCGCCTGATGCCGACCGCAGCGTGGCGGCCGCATGCGCGCCCGCGCGTCGTCCGCTCACTGCCGAGCGGGGTCGAATCGCTGCTTGGTGCGCAGGGCCGGTGCGCGGCGCTCAGCCAGGACCGCGGCCCGTTCGGCCATCGCGTTGCCGACGTACTCGGGCTGGGTCAGCAGGTAGAACTCGCCGGCCGCCGACTGATCGAACATCACGCGTGCGGCCTGCAGCGGATCCATCGCCGAGTTCCTGATGTCCAACATCGCTGCCCGGTGTGATTCGGCGGCCGCTACGTCGCCGTCGTCGACCCCGCCGGCCGCCTCGAAGATGTTCGACCTGACCGCGCCGGGGAGCACCGCCTGCACGTGGATCCGGTCGGCGTGTCCGGCCAGTTCCACTTCGAGGCGAAGGCACTCTGTCAGCGCCAGCACCGCGTGCTTGCTCATGATGTAGGGCGTCTGCAACGGCATCGCGACGACCCCGCCGATCGACGACAGGTTCCACACCCACGCCGGGGTGTCGGCGGCCACCATGCGGGGCAAAAATGCGCGGATCCCGTAGAACACCCCGCTGACGTTGATGTCGACCAGCCGGTCCCAGTTGGCCACGGGGATGTCCCACAGATACCCGAACTGTTCGACGCCCGCGTTGTTGACCAGCAGCCGTACCGGGCCGATATCGGAGTAGACCTGCGCGGCAACAGCTTCGAGCGCTTCCGGGTCGCGCACGTCGCACACCACGTCCGTCGAGCCGGGCAGTTCCTCGCGCAGCGCGGCGATGGCGTCGGCGTCGACGTCGACCAACACCACGGTCATGCCCAGCCCGGCGGCGTGCCGGGCCAGCCCGGCACCGATTCCGTTGCCGGCGCCGGTGATGACCGCGACACCGCCGCCGAATGTTGCCCGTGCGTCCACGCCGTTACGAACCGGCCGAAGCCGTCGCGGCGGTCTTGGCGGCGTGCTCGGCGAACGGGATCGAGTCCTCGGCGTCGAGGATCACCGTCATCGACGTGAAGACCAGACCGCCGTCGGCGCGTCGGATGCCCACGTCGACGACCCCGCTGGACACGTCGAACGGGACGTTGTTGGTCACCTGGTTGACATACAGGTAGAAGCGGGCGGTGGTCACCGCGCCGTCCACGCCGGTGCGGAAGATGTTGGTCGCATGGTGACGCAGCGGGTAGGGGTTCTCGTTGCGGTGCTGGGTCAGCCACGCCAATGTGTCGTCTTTACCGTGCAGTTCGGCGGCCAGCAGGTCCTCGAACGGGCAGTTGCCCGAGTCGGATCGGCTCAGGTACTCCATCTCGTCGCCGAGCCGGGCGCCGAGTTCGGCGAAATGGCCCTGGTCGTAGTGGTACCAGAAGGCAGCGATGAACTCCTGGACCTCGGACAGCGTGATGTCGTTACTCATGGCAGCAGTCAACCTCCGCCGACCACGATGTGGCACCACGATGCCCGTTGAGTGGAACACCACGCGTCGCGGCGGCTCAATCCGTGATCAGGCGCCACACGTCGGCGCCCGCGGCCAGCGTCGCGTCGGTGACCTGCTCGTCCCAGTGCCGCACCGACCCGAACTCAGACCGCCATGCCAGTGCGGCGCGGGTGAACTCATGTAACCGGTGTTCGATGGTGGTGCCGATGGCGCCGTGCACCTGGTGCGCGTTTCGCACCACCACCGACGCGGCGTGGCCGACGCAGGAGCGGGCGACCGCGATGCGGAAGGGCAGGTTCGGCGCCGTCCAGTCGCTGCCGACCGCCGCGGTCAGTGCGGATTCGGTCGCCGCACGGGCCAGTGCCGCTTCTGCGGTCAGGTCGGCGATCGCGTGCTGCACCGCCTGGAAGCGCGACAACGTCCGGCCGAACTGGACGCGCGAGCCAGCGTGCTCGATCGAGCGCAGCGCGGTCTCGTCGAGTACCGCGCACACCTGAATCGCCCGCACCACAGCGGCCTTCATCTGCAACTGCGCGACGAGGTCGGCCCCGATGGGTACTCCGTCGAGCGCGGTGACATCGGCGGTGACCGTGTCGCGCGGTTCGCCGATCAGGTTGACGCCCGCCGCGATGTCCAGCGCTGCGCGCTCGACGTCCGCGACACGGTGTTCGTCACCGTCGTGCCACACCACCACCACCCGGTCGCTGCCAGCGGCCCAGGGGACCCCCCGCGCCGTCGCGTCGTCGTCGAGCAGGCACACCGTCCGCACCGCGGCATCACCGGGCATCCCGTTCGCGTCCAGCAGCCAACAGG
This region includes:
- a CDS encoding alpha/beta hydrolase; this translates as MQYRLDPDAAARVAAFGTVAPMRERGLAEVRRTLESAPHPDDMPHMADIEDRVISGPGGSVPIRIYRPTRVNPCPVLVYFHGGGMVLGSNHSFEPLARTLAAVSDATVVSVEYRLAPEAPAPAQFEDACAATSYVAANADALRVDARRLAVIGDSAGGSLAAAVALAARDRGGPSICCQVLLYPGLDRNMTCESIRSMPDAPMLRRADIDYMHELADRGVTTAPDEYRFPAMATDLSGLPPAIVVTAAYDPIRDWGERYAARLRDAGVQTTLTRYPGIYHGFLMRSDATARGRLAVAEVGALLRAKFATPLPF
- a CDS encoding SDR family oxidoreductase — encoded protein: MDARATFGGGVAVITGAGNGIGAGLARHAAGLGMTVVLVDVDADAIAALREELPGSTDVVCDVRDPEALEAVAAQVYSDIGPVRLLVNNAGVEQFGYLWDIPVANWDRLVDINVSGVFYGIRAFLPRMVAADTPAWVWNLSSIGGVVAMPLQTPYIMSKHAVLALTECLRLEVELAGHADRIHVQAVLPGAVRSNIFEAAGGVDDGDVAAAESHRAAMLDIRNSAMDPLQAARVMFDQSAAGEFYLLTQPEYVGNAMAERAAVLAERRAPALRTKQRFDPARQ
- a CDS encoding nuclear transport factor 2 family protein; the encoded protein is MSNDITLSEVQEFIAAFWYHYDQGHFAELGARLGDEMEYLSRSDSGNCPFEDLLAAELHGKDDTLAWLTQHRNENPYPLRHHATNIFRTGVDGAVTTARFYLYVNQVTNNVPFDVSSGVVDVGIRRADGGLVFTSMTVILDAEDSIPFAEHAAKTAATASAGS
- a CDS encoding acyl-CoA dehydrogenase family protein, whose protein sequence is MGAAVTVDPALTEMMGAVFAEYREARPPAAAIARDPALWRRLDELGLVRLTGAEESGGSGAGWFEAAELLTAAARNAVRIPLAEHDLLACWLLDANGMPGDAAVRTVCLLDDDATARGVPWAAGSDRVVVVWHDGDEHRVADVERAALDIAAGVNLIGEPRDTVTADVTALDGVPIGADLVAQLQMKAAVVRAIQVCAVLDETALRSIEHAGSRVQFGRTLSRFQAVQHAIADLTAEAALARAATESALTAAVGSDWTAPNLPFRIAVARSCVGHAASVVVRNAHQVHGAIGTTIEHRLHEFTRAALAWRSEFGSVRHWDEQVTDATLAAGADVWRLITD